TGTGCAAGATAAACTTTGTCTTGTTGTTAACAATTTAGGTACAGCGGATGAACGTGCCCACCATCGCGAAAAGCTGCGAACGCATTTTCGCCATCACGAATCGCAACTGGATGATGCCGCACGCGCACGCATAGACGGCAATCCCTTGCGTATTTTGGATAGCAAAAACAAATCCGTGCAGGAAGTAGTCAACACCGCACCGCTACTGGCTAATGAATTAGGCACAGCATCACAACAGCATGTGGCATCGGTTAAAAATATGATTACTGGCGCGGGAATAGATTTTGTTGAGGATACAACGTTAGTACGGGGATTGGACTATTACAACCTTACCGTATTTGAGTGGGTACTCAAAGATGACTCGCGACGGCAAAGCACATTGTGCGGCGGTGGTCGCTACGATGGTCTCAGCGAACAAATTGGTGGTCCAGCGTTGCCCGGCTGCGGATTTGCTCTGGGGCTGGATCGACTAGCGGCACTGGTAGATAAAGCCTCTCATCCCGCACCAACTTGCTATTTAGTTACCACTGGCGGCAGTGACTCATATTGCACCACCGTCGCCGAACAGCTAAGAAAAAACGGCTTGTCAGTATGGCGACACGTCGGCGGCGGCAATTTAGCTCGCCAACTCAAAAAAGCAGATGCCATGAATACGGCACTAGCAGTTATTGTCGGCACCGATGAAGAATCTGCCGGCGAAGTGACTCTAAAGCGACTATGCGACGGCGAACAACAACAAGTTCTGACGTCTCGGGTGGCGGAAACGGCAGCAATGATGATGATACAAACAGGATAACAACATGGCAGATTACGACCAAGAAGAAGCACTGACGCGATTACTCGATTTCTGGGGACGCTACAAATTTCACCTTATCACCGGACTATTGATGATATTGTCGGCAGTTTCTGGACTCTCTTACCAAACCACGCACAATGATGCTTTGCAACGTGAAGCTGGCAACGCGCTGTATCAAGTTATGCGGGCGGCCGATGCCGGTGAGGCGGAAGCGGCGGCACAGGCGTATCAACAAATCAATAAAAGCGATGATTTTGCCGGTCTACGCCACTTAGCGGCATTCGCGTTAGCATCAGTGCAAGTACAAAATGATAATGCCGAAGAAGCACGCAGCAACTTGCAAGCTGTTGTGGATAATGAGAAAGATGATGGACTGCGCGCCTTGGCAGCACTGCGACTGTCAGAATTGCTGATTAACGCCGGAGAAACGGATGAAGCGGTAACCTTGTTGGAAGAGAATGCACCGCTAGGTAGTCAGATGCAGTTACTATTTGCCGAACGACGTGGTGATGCACATTTTACCGCCCGTCATTATTTGCAGGCGCGCGGGGCCTATGAAGAAGCATTTCTGTTAGCTGCCGAAAACAATCATCAAAGCTACCTTCCAGTAATTAATATTAAAATCGGGGCGTTACTATCACACCGTTCTATTCTGCCATTAGCCAGCGGGGTAGCGAAAGACAATGACACAGAAGATTCTCTTGTGCCCACTAGCGGTGAGGAAAATCAACTACCTTCCGATACTGATATCGATACGCCGGCCGAAGCATTCGACAATGCTGTCAGCAAAACGGAAATAAACGTTAAAAAATCTCAATGAATCACACCTTTTTCGCCCTTGTCGCCGTTTTATTGCTCTCTTCTTGCGCGGGCAGTAACACCGCCAAATCACCCGTAACTTCACTACCGACGACATCGGGACACGGAGAAATAAAATTAATATGGAATCGCAACGTCGGCACCTACACTGGATTTTTACACCCCGCTCGTGATGGCAGTACGATTTGTGCTGTCAATCGTAGCGGCACTTTTTTTCTGTTGCGAGAAGATGACGGTGGTGATGCCTTGTCGTCTTTTCGTATGGAAACAGCCGATACGATAACCGCCGCCACTAGTTGTGGCGACGGTGTAGTGACGGCAGCCACTGACGACGGGACTTTACTAGTATATGATTATGACGGCTCTGAATTATGGCGCAAGGAATTAAATACTCGCCTGATTGCCTCTCCTTTGGTGAGCGACGGTAGCGTATTTATGCTCGGGCAGGACGGGCGTATCAGCGCCTATTCTGCTCGGCACGGCGATTTGTTATGGCGCTATGTGTTGCCGTTGCGGACGTTGGTGCGCACGCCAGTTGATTCGACACCAACGGCAGCGAATGGACTCATTTATGCAGGCATGGGCAACGGCAATATTGTCGCGTTACAACAAAACAATGGCAGAGTTGAATGGCAGACTAAATTGTCCTTTGCCCGTAAATCCGGCACACTGTCCGATATTTTGGATACAACCACACCGATAGTGCGAGAAGATAGATTGTGTGCGGTGGCCTATCAAGGTCACATTGGTTGTTTGCACACTTCAAGCGGCCAAATATTGTGGCGGCAACCACTGTCAGCGGCTAAACGGGTAGCAGTAGACGAATACGCCACCAGGGTATTTGCTGTAGACGTAAACGGCAATTTAGCAGCTTATGATGCCAAAAACGGCGAGGTGCTTTGGAGTCAAGAATTAGCCACTGCCAAAACAGTGGCTTTTGTGCGCGGCGCCGTCGTTGTCGGTTTTTCCGACGGCACGTTGGCTGCGCTAACGGCAGATGATGGAAGTTTTATCGGCAGTGTGGATTTGAGTGGTGAAGTCGCATTTTTACAGCCTTTGAATGCGGAAGAAGTACTGGGAGCCACGCTGAGTGGCGACATCTTTCGAGCGGTAGTTGTATTTTGAAAGAACTTCCAACGGTTGTCATCATTGGTCGCCCTAATGTTGGCAAATCACGTTTTTTCAATCGTTTAACAAAGCACCCTGCGGCTATTGTAGATGCCGCCCCGGGGATGACTTTGGATTATCTGACTGAAACTATTCCGATTGCCCCTAATCATCACGTACGTCTGATTGACACCGGTGGCGTACAAGGCGAAGAAGACGATTGGACTGCTGCTGCAGTACGCCAAACCGAAGCGGCCGTTGGCAAGGCAGACGCGCTACTGGTTATGGTAGATGCCCGCAGTGGCTTGCAATACGGCGACAAAGCTTTATTAAATTGGCTACGCCGGCAATGGCCACGACTGCCGCGGTTATTGCTCGTGAACAAAGCCGAGGGGCTGCTGGAAGCGGAAGCTTGTGCCGATTTTTATTCTTTACAAGAAGACATACTTCCCGTATCTGCACTGCGTGGTAGCGGTGTGTCAGCACTTAAGAAAAAATTGGAGGTCATGCTACCTGCCACCAATATTGAAAACGAAGATTCTCTAACGCTGGCTATTGTAGGGCGTCCCAACGCCGGTAAATCTACGTTACTCAATCGTTTACTCAAAGAGGAGCGGGCAGTAGTATCGTCAGTCCCCGGTACCACGCGCGACAGTATTATGGCGTCTTTTCGCTCCCGTCACGGCTTGTTTTCGCTGATTGACACCGCCGGCATGAGACGACAGCGAGCACGAACCGTCCGCGAACGACTTAGCGTGGCAGCAGCTCGATACGCTCTGCAACAAGCAAAAGTAGCATTGTTAGTGGCAGATATGGCCGCCGGCGCCTCTTATCAAGATAAACGCATCGCTTCATTAATTGCCGAATCGGGATGTGCTACCGTGGTAATTGGCAACAAAAGCGATTTGCTTCCGCGCTCAGAACGACCAGCAGCTTTGCGGCGTCTATCCGCCGCTTTGCCACTAGGTTTTTCAGCACCCGCATTTGCGATATCAGCGCTCAACGGACGGTTGCCGGTGGAAGCCATGCTTGCCGCGGCCTCCACCGCTATCGCTTGCAGTAGCAAACAGTTTTCCACAGCGTTGCTAACCCGCACACTGATAGAAATAGTTAAACACAATCCACCGCCAATAAGCGGCGGATTCCGCCCCAAACTACGTTATGCACATCAAGGCGGAAAAGATCCACTACAAATCGTGATTCACGGTGGTGGCGTTAAGCGCGTTGCCGATGATTACCGCCGTTATCTGGCATCAGCTTTTGCCAGTCGGTTGGAAATAATTGGCACACCGTTGCGTATTGAATTGCGCTCCGAAGACAATCCCTATGCATAACATTGACCGCCGCCGCGCGTTACTAGTGGCGGTATTGCAGTATCCCGGAGATGATGCCAGAGAAGAAAGCGAAGAATTAACTGAACTCGCGGCTGCGGCAGGCTATTTTGGCATTGCCGTTCATGTAGTGCGACTGCGACAGGTGCGAGCAGCGACACTGCTCGGCGAAGGTGCAATTAAGCACTGCTTGCAATTAGCTGAAAAATTTACCGCTGAGTTAATCATCGTAGGTGCCGAATTGTCTTCCATGCAGGCGCGAAATTTAAAAATCAAATGGGAACGGTCAGTAATAGACCGTAGCGATTTAATTCTTAATATTTTTGGCGACCGCGCCCAAACACACAATAGCAAATTACAAGTAGAGCTTGCCCGCTGCCGCCGCGATATGAGCCGCTTAGCTGGTCGGTGGACACATTTGGAGCGGCAACGCGGCGGCATCGGTCTACGTGGCGGTCCGGGAGAGAAACAAATCGAAATAGACCGTCGCTTGCTAGCACATAAAGCCAAGCGTATTGAACGACAAATTAAAAAAATGAGCGCTTCCAATTCTCTAGCACGTACCCGGCGCGAGCGATTTGGCGTCCCCACTGCCGCTTTGGTAGGCTACACCAACGTTGGCAAATCTACGTTGTTCAATCTGCTAACTAGTGCCAACGCACCGACTAACAACCGCTTGTTTGACACACTAGAATCTACTGCACGGCGACTGTACGTAGACGGCGAGCAACTGGTGGTTACCGATACTGTGGGATTTATTCGCCGCCTACCTCACGAATTGCTAACGGGCTTCCACGCCACTTTACAAGAAGCGGCGACCAGCAACGTTATTATCATCGTTGCCGACGCGGCACACTCCGATTGTGAAGCACAATTGGCAGTGGTTCGTAATACACTGGACTCTATCGGCGCACCGCATGATAACCGGCTGACAGTGATGAATAAAATAGATAAGGCAGAATTGCAGTCACGGACAGAGCGGGCACCCTGTGGTAAAATAGAAAAAGTTTGGCTCTCCAGCCACCTTGGAACTGGCGTTTCCGCTTTGCGTGAGGCGCTGGGACAAGCGTCAAAATATTGCCGTGCGGAACGACAATCTTCCTCGCAGCATTGATAATATACTGCTATCTGATTTGCTATACTATTAAATGAATTTTTTTTCACAAAATCAATTGCCTGACATTGATGAATTGTTACGGCGCCTAGTAAAACGTTTGGGCGGCGAAAAAAAGAACTCGCAAATGTTTTCCCGTAACGCTGGCGATTTTAACGAGGACAACGACGATCCCTCCGATGGCATCGTATTGCCGCCGTTACGCTATCTGTCAGCGTTGCTGTGTATCGGCCTGGTACTAATGTGGGTATTGGCCGGATTTTTCACCGTAGACGCCGCCGAACGGGCGGTTATGTTCAGACTTGGCAACCCCAGCGGCATCAAGACCCCAGGCCTTGCTTGGCACATGCCACTGATTGAAAATTATCGTATTGTTAACCTTACTGAAGTGCAGCGGGTAGAAATCGGCTTTCGCAATGACACCAAGCGCAAAAATCCGCGTGAATCACTCATGCTTACCGGCGATTTAAACATTATAGACACGCAATTTGTAGTGCAATATGCGTTTAACGATCCTAGACAATTTTTATTTGAAAATCGGTTTTCTAGTGCCCGCGCGCAAGATGTGGTGAAGCAGGTAGCAGAAACCGCAATGCGTGAAGTAGTCGGTAAAAGCGAAATTGACTTTGTATTGTACGAAGGAAGAGAAGCCGTTGCCAGCGAAACCAAACAAACTATGCAACACATCCTTGATCGCTATAAAACTGGCATTCAAGTACGCGAGGTAGCAGTACAAAACGCACAGCCACCCGATCAAGTTCAAGACGCCTTTGAAGACGCCATTCGCGCTCGCAAAGACAAAGATCGCAAAATTAACGAAGGCAAGGCTTACGCCAATGATATTTTGCCGCGCGCCAAAGGGCAAGGGGCACGTATTTTAGAAGACGCTGAAGCCTATCGCCGCAATGCCATTGAGCGCGCTCTGGGGGATACCGAGCGTTTTTTGTTGGTGGCCAACGAGTTTTCTAAAGCGCCGAAAATCACGCGGCGGCGGCTATATTTAGAAACGATGGAAGAAGTCATGGGGCGCGCCAACAAAGTTATCGTAGACCAAAAAGATTCGGGGAATCTATTGTATCTGCCGCTTGACAAACTTATGCAGGCTGGCGGTGCAGCGGCGGCGGCTTCGCAATCATCGATAACTGATAAAGAAACCACACCCAGCGGGTTGCGTACGCTAGACGAACTCAAAAAACGCCTGCGTGAAGGTTCACAAAGCGGATTAGACGCACTGGAAAACCGTCGATGAAACAGTTGCATTACCTAGCCGTTGTCGCTGCCTCATTATTATTGCTCGTTATTTTGCTCAGCGCATCGCTGTTTATTGTGTATCCATGGCAAAGCGCCATGATATTGCAATTTGGCGAAATTGTATCAGTCAAAAAAGAACCGGGACTGTACGCCAAAGCACCGTGGCACAGTTTGTTAATGTTTGATTCTAGAGTTCTCACCATTGATACTGATGAACCTGATCGTTTTATCACCGCCGAAAAAGAAAATGTGCTAGTGGATTCGTACATCAAATGGCGTATTGTTGAGCCGGCGAAATTTTATGAGCGATTAGCCGGCAACGAATCACAAGCTGAAGGGCGCCTTTTAGATGTAGTTAATCGTGGTTTGCGAGATGAAATCGGCAAGCGCACGGTTAAGAATGTGGTAACCGGCGAACGTGAAGAAATTATGCGTATCATGCGTAGTCGCGCCACCGAGGCCGCCACTGACTTTGGTGTGGAAGTACTTGATGTGCGGTTAAAACGCGTAGACTTGCCCACCGGCGTCTCCGAAGAAGTATTTAAAAATATGATTGAAGAACGTCGCCGCATCGCCAATGAAAGACGTGCCGAAGGTGAAGCAGAAAAGGAAAAAATTCGTGCTGAAGCTGACCGCGACCGTGTCATCCTACTGTCGGAAGCAGCGCGCAAAGCCGAAGAATTACGCGGCCGCGGTGATGCCGAAGCCGCTGCCACTTACTCTGCGGCATTTTCACAACATCCCAATTTTTACGATTTTTATCGCAGTATGGCAGCCTACCGCAGAACCTTAGGCACCAGCGGCGACTTTTTTTTATTATCACCAGAATCAGACTTTTTCCGGTTTCTCAAAGAAGAAGATGGCAATGTTGAAGACAGCTTACAATAATTTTGGACAAGCCTGCAAACGCCAATTTAAATATTTAAATTTATAATTTAATATTTTCTCTTATTTGTTGAGAACATTTTATATTTTCAACTTTTGTCTTCGGAACGTCATGAATATTATTTTTTCCTCTTCTTATTCTACTAATTCGCCGCCGCTGGTGTTGGAAGTTACTCGTCGGCGTTTTTTTATCGTGCTTGTCATTGCCGCTTTAACCTTGAGTGCCGTCGTATATATGGCAGCCCAGCAACTCGCTGCTCACTGGCTACAAACACGTTCCCCTATTGCTCTGGCTATCGCCAAGGAGCAAGAGCGAGAGGCAGACATCGCTCGCCAGCGTATGTGGGAGGAAAACATTGACGTGTTACAAGAACAAATCGCTGACGTGCAAGCAGGTATCATCGCTGTGCAAAATCGTGGCAAAATTATCGCCTCAAGAATCGGCTTGCCTGAGGAGAAATTTTTTTCCGGTACTTCACTGGATAATAGCTGCGAAACTCTTCCTTCCGTTACTCAAGTGCCGGAAAGTATTGATGAAACTGCCGCTTTGGGCGCCGACAAAATGAGCGCACTCCAAAGGTCATTACAAGGTATCACTCGCCGCTACGACATATTAGCTGTGCGCGGCACGCAACAACGGGTAGCATTTGATACCGTCCCCATGCAACAACCACTAGAAAAGAAACACCGCCAGACTTCGGGTTTTGGATACAGAAAAGATCCTTTCACCGGTCGCCGCGCCTTTCATTCCGGCTACGATTATTCGGCGCGGCGCGGTACGCCGGTGCTGGCTGCGGCCACCGGCTTCGTCACCTACAGCGGTCGGTTAGGTAATTATGGTAAAGCTATTCGTATTTTCCACGGCGACAATATCTCCACGTTGTACGGGCATTTACATGCTACGGGTGTGGAGATTGGGCAATATGTGCTCCGCGGCGAACCCATCGGCGAAGTGGGTAGCACTGGACGCTCCACCGGCTCGCACTTGCATTATGAATTACGTATTAATAACAAACCACGCCCTATCGCCCGCGTAATTAAAGAATTACTCGCTGCTCGCAACATTCATGATGATTGGGACGCTTAACATTTTTATATGAAAAATATTCTCTCCCGCGTATTTGGCTCCCGTAAAAATCGGCAATTGGCGACCTATCGCTCACGACTCGCGGCGGTAAACACCAAAACCGCCAGCCTTTCTTCTTTGGATGATGCACAATTACGCGCTGCCTATCAAAATATGCGACAACGTGGCGACAACGGCGAAACGTTGTCATCATTATTACCCGAAGTGTTTGCCGTAGTACGCGAAGCGGCATCACGGTCGGTCGGCATGCGCCACTTTGACGCTCAGCTCATCGGCGGCATGGCACTGTTTGAAGGCAACATCGCCGAAATGAAAACTGGTGAGGGAAAAACGTTAGCGGCAACATTACCGGTGTGTCTCGAAGCCATTGCTGGTAAGGGCGTACATGTGGTGACGGTTAACAATTATCTCGCCCGCCGCGATGCCGAGTGGATGGGTGCGCTGTATCGTTTTTTGGGCTTGTCGGTAGGCATTAACGTCCCCGAAGCATCTATGGAAGAAAAAGCTGCCGCTTATCGTTGCGATATCGTGTACGGCACTAATAATGAGTTCGGCTTTGACTATCTGCGCGACAACATGCGCTACGACCCAAATACAAGGCTGCAACAGGCTTTGCATTATGCAATTGTGGATGAGGTGGACTCCATTCTCATTGACGAAGCGCGCACTCCACTAATTATTTCTGGCGAAGCCGGCGATAACATCACCGTGTACAAAAGCGCCAATCACGTAGCGGCACAGTTTATCCGCTGTGAAAATTCGGATGCTCCTGGTGATTTTATAGTAGACGAAAAAGCTCGTGATATTCACCTGACCGAAGATGGTTTCACTCGTGCCGAAAGTCTTTTTGGCGAAACTGATTTGCTCAAAAGTGGTTCACTTTACGACCCGAGCAATCTGTCACTGATGCACCATCTTAACGCCGCTCTCAAAGCACGACATTTGTATGTACGCGACCGCGATTATGTAGTGCAAGAAGGACAAGTGATTATTGTGGATGAATTCACTGGACGACTAATGCCTGGACGGCGTTGGGGCGATAACCAGCACCAGGCAATAGAAGCCAAAGAAGGACTTGCTATACAAAAAGAAAACCAAACGTTAGCGTCTATTTCTTTTCAAAATTACTTTCGTTTATACAAAAAATTAGCCGGTATGACTGGTACGGCATTAACTGAAGCGGAAGAATTTCGCTTTATTTATGGTTTGGAAGTAGTGGAAATCCCCACCCACAAAAAAATGATTCGCCACGATGAGCTAGACCGTGTTTATCGCACTACAGCAGGCAAATATCGCTCTGTCCTAACTGATATTCGCGCTTGTGCCGAACGCGGACAGCCGGTGTTGGTAGGCACCACCGCTATTGAAGATTCGGAAAAACTGTCGCAGCTATTGCATCAAGAAAAACTCCCACACGAAGTGCTCAACGCCAAACAGCATGAGCGGGAAGCACATATTGTGGCACAAGCTGGGCGAGCCGGCGCCATTACCATTGCCACTAACATGGCTGGCCGTGGTACTGATATTGTGCTCGGTGGCAATATTGAAGAAGAACGGCTGGCACTGGAACACGACGAGTCGCTATCGGATGATGAACGAAAAGAAAAAACTGTCAAGCTACAAACGGCATGGAAGGAACAGCACGAGCAGGTGTTGAAAGCCGGTGGGCTTAAAATTATCGGAACCGAGCGCCACGAATCACGACGCATTGACAACCAGTTACGTGGG
This genomic interval from Candidatus Persebacteraceae bacterium Df01 contains the following:
- the hisS gene encoding histidine--tRNA ligase, which produces MPVILSVRGMRDLLPEDTAHWQAVETTAAACFARYGYAEIRTPMVERTALFCRQLGEHTDVVQKEMYSFIDAGGEELSLRPEATVPTVRALVENGLRRGGLERVWYGGPMFRRERPQKGRYRQFWQLGAEAVGVADPVIDAEQIIMLAQLWNDMGVQDKLCLVVNNLGTADERAHHREKLRTHFRHHESQLDDAARARIDGNPLRILDSKNKSVQEVVNTAPLLANELGTASQQHVASVKNMITGAGIDFVEDTTLVRGLDYYNLTVFEWVLKDDSRRQSTLCGGGRYDGLSEQIGGPALPGCGFALGLDRLAALVDKASHPAPTCYLVTTGGSDSYCTTVAEQLRKNGLSVWRHVGGGNLARQLKKADAMNTALAVIVGTDEESAGEVTLKRLCDGEQQQVLTSRVAETAAMMMIQTG
- a CDS encoding tetratricopeptide repeat protein, which produces MADYDQEEALTRLLDFWGRYKFHLITGLLMILSAVSGLSYQTTHNDALQREAGNALYQVMRAADAGEAEAAAQAYQQINKSDDFAGLRHLAAFALASVQVQNDNAEEARSNLQAVVDNEKDDGLRALAALRLSELLINAGETDEAVTLLEENAPLGSQMQLLFAERRGDAHFTARHYLQARGAYEEAFLLAAENNHQSYLPVINIKIGALLSHRSILPLASGVAKDNDTEDSLVPTSGEENQLPSDTDIDTPAEAFDNAVSKTEINVKKSQ
- a CDS encoding PQQ-binding-like beta-propeller repeat protein; its protein translation is MNHTFFALVAVLLLSSCAGSNTAKSPVTSLPTTSGHGEIKLIWNRNVGTYTGFLHPARDGSTICAVNRSGTFFLLREDDGGDALSSFRMETADTITAATSCGDGVVTAATDDGTLLVYDYDGSELWRKELNTRLIASPLVSDGSVFMLGQDGRISAYSARHGDLLWRYVLPLRTLVRTPVDSTPTAANGLIYAGMGNGNIVALQQNNGRVEWQTKLSFARKSGTLSDILDTTTPIVREDRLCAVAYQGHIGCLHTSSGQILWRQPLSAAKRVAVDEYATRVFAVDVNGNLAAYDAKNGEVLWSQELATAKTVAFVRGAVVVGFSDGTLAALTADDGSFIGSVDLSGEVAFLQPLNAEEVLGATLSGDIFRAVVVF
- the der gene encoding ribosome biogenesis GTPase Der, translating into MKELPTVVIIGRPNVGKSRFFNRLTKHPAAIVDAAPGMTLDYLTETIPIAPNHHVRLIDTGGVQGEEDDWTAAAVRQTEAAVGKADALLVMVDARSGLQYGDKALLNWLRRQWPRLPRLLLVNKAEGLLEAEACADFYSLQEDILPVSALRGSGVSALKKKLEVMLPATNIENEDSLTLAIVGRPNAGKSTLLNRLLKEERAVVSSVPGTTRDSIMASFRSRHGLFSLIDTAGMRRQRARTVRERLSVAAARYALQQAKVALLVADMAAGASYQDKRIASLIAESGCATVVIGNKSDLLPRSERPAALRRLSAALPLGFSAPAFAISALNGRLPVEAMLAAASTAIACSSKQFSTALLTRTLIEIVKHNPPPISGGFRPKLRYAHQGGKDPLQIVIHGGGVKRVADDYRRYLASAFASRLEIIGTPLRIELRSEDNPYA
- the hflX gene encoding GTPase HflX, coding for MHNIDRRRALLVAVLQYPGDDAREESEELTELAAAAGYFGIAVHVVRLRQVRAATLLGEGAIKHCLQLAEKFTAELIIVGAELSSMQARNLKIKWERSVIDRSDLILNIFGDRAQTHNSKLQVELARCRRDMSRLAGRWTHLERQRGGIGLRGGPGEKQIEIDRRLLAHKAKRIERQIKKMSASNSLARTRRERFGVPTAALVGYTNVGKSTLFNLLTSANAPTNNRLFDTLESTARRLYVDGEQLVVTDTVGFIRRLPHELLTGFHATLQEAATSNVIIIVADAAHSDCEAQLAVVRNTLDSIGAPHDNRLTVMNKIDKAELQSRTERAPCGKIEKVWLSSHLGTGVSALREALGQASKYCRAERQSSSQH
- the hflK gene encoding FtsH protease activity modulator HflK, translating into MNFFSQNQLPDIDELLRRLVKRLGGEKKNSQMFSRNAGDFNEDNDDPSDGIVLPPLRYLSALLCIGLVLMWVLAGFFTVDAAERAVMFRLGNPSGIKTPGLAWHMPLIENYRIVNLTEVQRVEIGFRNDTKRKNPRESLMLTGDLNIIDTQFVVQYAFNDPRQFLFENRFSSARAQDVVKQVAETAMREVVGKSEIDFVLYEGREAVASETKQTMQHILDRYKTGIQVREVAVQNAQPPDQVQDAFEDAIRARKDKDRKINEGKAYANDILPRAKGQGARILEDAEAYRRNAIERALGDTERFLLVANEFSKAPKITRRRLYLETMEEVMGRANKVIVDQKDSGNLLYLPLDKLMQAGGAAAAASQSSITDKETTPSGLRTLDELKKRLREGSQSGLDALENRR
- the hflC gene encoding protease modulator HflC gives rise to the protein MKQLHYLAVVAASLLLLVILLSASLFIVYPWQSAMILQFGEIVSVKKEPGLYAKAPWHSLLMFDSRVLTIDTDEPDRFITAEKENVLVDSYIKWRIVEPAKFYERLAGNESQAEGRLLDVVNRGLRDEIGKRTVKNVVTGEREEIMRIMRSRATEAATDFGVEVLDVRLKRVDLPTGVSEEVFKNMIEERRRIANERRAEGEAEKEKIRAEADRDRVILLSEAARKAEELRGRGDAEAAATYSAAFSQHPNFYDFYRSMAAYRRTLGTSGDFFLLSPESDFFRFLKEEDGNVEDSLQ
- a CDS encoding M23 family metallopeptidase — its product is MNIIFSSSYSTNSPPLVLEVTRRRFFIVLVIAALTLSAVVYMAAQQLAAHWLQTRSPIALAIAKEQEREADIARQRMWEENIDVLQEQIADVQAGIIAVQNRGKIIASRIGLPEEKFFSGTSLDNSCETLPSVTQVPESIDETAALGADKMSALQRSLQGITRRYDILAVRGTQQRVAFDTVPMQQPLEKKHRQTSGFGYRKDPFTGRRAFHSGYDYSARRGTPVLAAATGFVTYSGRLGNYGKAIRIFHGDNISTLYGHLHATGVEIGQYVLRGEPIGEVGSTGRSTGSHLHYELRINNKPRPIARVIKELLAARNIHDDWDA
- the secA gene encoding preprotein translocase subunit SecA codes for the protein MKNILSRVFGSRKNRQLATYRSRLAAVNTKTASLSSLDDAQLRAAYQNMRQRGDNGETLSSLLPEVFAVVREAASRSVGMRHFDAQLIGGMALFEGNIAEMKTGEGKTLAATLPVCLEAIAGKGVHVVTVNNYLARRDAEWMGALYRFLGLSVGINVPEASMEEKAAAYRCDIVYGTNNEFGFDYLRDNMRYDPNTRLQQALHYAIVDEVDSILIDEARTPLIISGEAGDNITVYKSANHVAAQFIRCENSDAPGDFIVDEKARDIHLTEDGFTRAESLFGETDLLKSGSLYDPSNLSLMHHLNAALKARHLYVRDRDYVVQEGQVIIVDEFTGRLMPGRRWGDNQHQAIEAKEGLAIQKENQTLASISFQNYFRLYKKLAGMTGTALTEAEEFRFIYGLEVVEIPTHKKMIRHDELDRVYRTTAGKYRSVLTDIRACAERGQPVLVGTTAIEDSEKLSQLLHQEKLPHEVLNAKQHEREAHIVAQAGRAGAITIATNMAGRGTDIVLGGNIEEERLALEHDESLSDDERKEKTVKLQTAWKEQHEQVLKAGGLKIIGTERHESRRIDNQLRGRAGRQGDPGASTFYLSFEDSLLRIFATKRVSSLMEKLNLDEDEAIEARMVSRTIENAQHKVESHNFDIRKQLLEYDDIANEQRRMIYEQREHILTATDMVPIAADLRTENLRQVIDVHLPPETPEEEWRATDLEKLLAGDYRLQLPIAKWLSNDEDKPREHFVELIINEAEALYAQKIAHTDVDSFNGFLRSLTLNIIDEHWRAHLSALDGLRLSIGLRGMAQKNPKQEYKREAFEMFEHLLTGVQSMAARVMYALTVRDKPFESTDDTPPPATPRNLQYRHDDTPAVTTETSPPPPAIPETEEETKAQITTFRRMEPKARRNDPCTCGSGKKYKQCCGKL